Proteins from one Deinococcus seoulensis genomic window:
- a CDS encoding ABC transporter ATP-binding protein → MSAAPITAAPTTAASTTEPLAIDLRGVHMRYGGPGGTLAAQDVNLTVKKGEFVAIVGPSGCGKSTLLRLVAGLMPPAAGKALISGVPPKATGNTGIAFQNPSLLLWRTVLQNVLLPLEVSPKHRAAYRRDPAPYVARARRLLSAVGLGDFVDKHPWELSGGMQQRVNLVRSLIHAPEFLLLDEPFSALDAFTREELWLALQALWMGARPTVILVTHDLREAALLADTVYVMSARPGTFTAQHEVPFARPRTLDLTFTPEFTDVIHDLRAHVGGLRSPIRAEELMEAVS, encoded by the coding sequence GTGAGCGCCGCGCCCATCACGGCCGCGCCCACCACGGCCGCCTCCACCACGGAGCCGCTGGCCATCGACCTGCGCGGCGTACACATGCGCTACGGCGGCCCCGGCGGCACACTGGCCGCGCAGGACGTGAACCTGACCGTGAAGAAAGGCGAGTTCGTCGCGATCGTCGGCCCGTCCGGCTGCGGCAAGAGCACGCTGCTGCGCCTCGTGGCCGGGCTGATGCCCCCGGCGGCGGGCAAGGCACTGATCAGCGGCGTCCCCCCGAAAGCGACCGGCAACACCGGCATCGCGTTCCAGAATCCCAGCCTGCTGCTGTGGCGCACGGTGTTGCAGAACGTGCTGCTGCCGCTGGAGGTCTCACCGAAACACAGGGCCGCGTACCGCCGCGACCCCGCGCCCTACGTGGCCCGCGCGCGGCGCTTGCTGTCGGCGGTGGGCCTGGGTGACTTCGTGGATAAACACCCCTGGGAGCTGTCGGGCGGGATGCAGCAGCGGGTGAACCTCGTGCGGTCGCTGATCCACGCGCCGGAGTTCCTGCTGCTGGACGAACCGTTCAGCGCGCTGGACGCCTTCACCCGCGAGGAACTGTGGCTGGCGTTGCAGGCGCTGTGGATGGGCGCGCGGCCCACCGTGATCCTGGTCACGCACGACCTGCGCGAGGCGGCGCTGCTGGCCGACACGGTGTACGTCATGAGCGCCCGGCCCGGCACGTTCACCGCGCAACACGAGGTGCCGTTCGCGCGGCCCCGCACGCTGGACCTGACCTTCACGCCCGAATTCACGGACGTGATCCACGACCTGCGCGCCCACGTGGGCGGCCTGCGCTCACCCATCCGCGCCGAGGAACTCATGGAGGCTGTCTCGTGA
- a CDS encoding ABC transporter substrate-binding protein, with protein MTHRILTATLALTLSSLAAAQGTNVRFTLDWAFEGPGSPYLLAADRGYFAKQGLNVTIDRGFGSGDAVTKIASGTYDMGFGDINAMMEFNARNPAQRLVAVYMVYNAPPHAILVLKSSGIKTPKDLEGRTLAAPVGDASRRLFPAFAEANGIDASKVKWVSVDGGLREPMLARKQADGIAGFTFTSLLSLGQLGVKADEVTVFPYAQSISGLYGNAIIVRADWAKKNPAVVKGMLVAINQGLKDAIRDPAAAIASLQKKNALINPALETERLKLALSGSVLTKDTRALGLGLVRPDRLKSSITVVQNAFDLPRGLTPTNVFDTSYLPPAADRKVK; from the coding sequence ATGACCCACCGAATCCTGACCGCCACCCTGGCCCTGACGCTCTCCTCGCTGGCCGCCGCGCAGGGCACGAACGTGCGCTTCACGCTCGACTGGGCCTTCGAGGGGCCCGGCTCGCCGTACCTGCTGGCCGCCGACCGGGGGTACTTCGCGAAGCAGGGCCTGAACGTGACCATCGACCGGGGCTTCGGTTCCGGGGACGCCGTCACCAAGATCGCGAGCGGCACGTACGACATGGGCTTCGGCGACATCAACGCCATGATGGAATTCAACGCCCGCAACCCGGCGCAGCGGCTGGTGGCGGTGTACATGGTGTACAACGCGCCCCCGCACGCGATCCTGGTCCTCAAGAGCAGCGGCATCAAGACACCCAAGGATCTGGAAGGCAGGACGCTGGCCGCCCCGGTCGGGGACGCCTCGCGCCGCCTGTTCCCGGCGTTTGCCGAGGCCAACGGGATCGACGCCAGCAAGGTGAAGTGGGTCAGCGTGGACGGCGGGCTGCGCGAGCCGATGCTGGCCCGCAAGCAGGCGGACGGCATCGCGGGCTTCACGTTCACGTCCCTGCTGAGCCTGGGGCAACTGGGCGTGAAGGCCGACGAGGTCACGGTCTTCCCGTACGCGCAGAGCATCAGCGGCCTGTACGGCAACGCGATCATCGTGCGGGCCGACTGGGCGAAGAAGAACCCGGCGGTCGTCAAGGGGATGCTGGTCGCCATCAACCAGGGCCTCAAGGACGCGATCAGGGACCCGGCAGCTGCCATCGCCTCGTTGCAGAAGAAGAACGCGCTGATCAACCCGGCGCTGGAAACCGAGCGGCTGAAACTGGCCCTGAGCGGCAGCGTCCTGACGAAGGACACCCGCGCGCTGGGGCTGGGGCTGGTGCGCCCGGACCGCCTGAAAAGCAGCATCACGGTCGTGCAGAACGCCTTCGACCTGCCCAGGGGCCTGACGCCCACGAACGTGTTCGACACGTCGTACCTGCCGCCCGCCGCCGACCGGAAGGTGAAGTGA
- the pdxR gene encoding MocR-like pyridoxine biosynthesis transcription factor PdxR, giving the protein MVSLLMPDPVPARRAALPADLILTLDRARPGSLSRQLAGQLRGAVRGGLLEPGQRLPSTRALAASLGVGRNVVFEAYEHLLAEGYLSGRDRSGTFVAPDLPDGTQAAQAARPAPATGARWLQRPVPEPLIEAPSPAGTLEFRVGQTDTATLDGSGWRRVWRGATLTALPGDYGDPAGDPALREAVAAYLKRARGFACRADDVIITGGAVQGVNLIAQATLQPGDRVAFEEPGYRLARQIFQEAGARIVPLPVDDDGLNLEPLLTARPADAPILLYTTPSHQFPLGVRLSVARRLALLDWAQTHDALILEDDYDSEFRYGASPLPSLASLDTGGNVVYLGTFSKVLAPSVRVGYVVAPRPLRERLLRIKSKADFHTSWPVQRALALMVTDGHLERHIRRMRKTYAARRAALSGALHPSGGNARLMGLEAGLHAHLELAPHLNAARVTALARAQGVTIPSLDPYYLNAPDRNGLLLGYGGLTLPDVQRGAEVLARAIEQASRE; this is encoded by the coding sequence GTGGTATCACTGCTCATGCCGGACCCCGTGCCCGCGCGCCGGGCGGCCCTCCCGGCCGATCTGATCCTCACGCTGGACCGCGCCCGGCCCGGCAGCCTGTCGCGGCAACTGGCCGGTCAGTTGCGGGGTGCGGTGCGCGGCGGGCTGCTGGAACCCGGTCAGCGTCTGCCCTCGACCCGCGCGCTGGCCGCGTCGCTGGGCGTGGGCCGCAACGTGGTGTTCGAGGCGTACGAGCACCTGCTGGCCGAGGGGTACCTGAGCGGCCGGGACCGTTCGGGCACGTTCGTCGCGCCGGACCTTCCGGACGGCACGCAGGCGGCCCAGGCGGCGCGGCCCGCTCCGGCGACCGGGGCGCGCTGGTTGCAGCGGCCCGTGCCGGAACCGCTGATCGAGGCGCCCAGTCCGGCCGGAACGCTGGAATTCCGGGTGGGGCAGACCGACACGGCCACGCTGGACGGCAGCGGCTGGCGGCGCGTGTGGCGCGGGGCGACCCTGACGGCCCTGCCCGGCGATTACGGCGACCCGGCGGGCGACCCGGCGCTCAGGGAGGCGGTCGCGGCGTACCTGAAACGCGCGCGTGGTTTCGCGTGCCGCGCGGACGACGTGATCATCACGGGCGGCGCGGTACAGGGCGTGAACCTGATCGCGCAGGCGACCCTGCAACCCGGTGACCGCGTGGCGTTCGAGGAACCCGGGTACCGGCTGGCCCGGCAGATCTTTCAGGAGGCGGGCGCGCGGATCGTGCCGCTGCCCGTCGACGATGACGGCCTGAACCTGGAGCCGCTGCTGACTGCGCGGCCCGCAGACGCCCCGATCCTGCTGTACACCACGCCCAGCCACCAGTTCCCGCTGGGCGTGCGGCTGTCCGTGGCCCGGAGGCTGGCGCTGCTGGACTGGGCGCAGACGCACGACGCCCTGATCCTCGAAGACGACTACGACAGCGAATTCCGCTACGGGGCCAGCCCGCTGCCGTCACTGGCGTCCCTGGATACTGGCGGGAACGTGGTGTACCTGGGCACCTTCTCGAAGGTCCTGGCTCCGTCCGTGCGGGTCGGGTACGTCGTGGCGCCCCGGCCGCTGCGCGAGCGGCTGCTGCGCATCAAGAGCAAGGCGGACTTTCACACGTCCTGGCCGGTGCAGCGCGCCCTGGCGCTGATGGTCACGGACGGGCACCTGGAACGCCACATCCGCCGCATGCGCAAGACGTACGCCGCGCGCCGCGCCGCCCTCAGTGGCGCCCTGCACCCATCAGGCGGGAACGCCCGCCTGATGGGCCTGGAAGCCGGGTTGCACGCCCACCTGGAACTCGCGCCGCACCTGAACGCGGCCCGCGTGACCGCACTGGCCCGCGCGCAGGGCGTGACGATTCCCAGCCTCGACCCGTACTACCTGAACGCCCCGGACCGCAACGGGCTGCTGCTCGGGTACGGCGGCCTGACCCTGCCGGACGTGCAG
- a CDS encoding HD-GYP domain-containing protein, with protein MTPPTAADLPDPRDGTGSTPDLSPEQLYTAQLERYAAEFGTLFLRYKTQAAELEAATRAVVNAFVIALGAHDPYTREHTQRVQNAALRTARTLGWSPEQLEDVRLGAVLHDIGKTSISDTILRKPGRLSDEEYGQVRRHPVIGSHMIAGFPALASARAFVLHHHERWDGRGYPDRLGGLDIPVQGRLLAVSDAVDAMLADRPYRAALSLNQVLTELKAGSGTQFDPDMVEAYLASGALDLYLLRPDDTTPDEHPTGT; from the coding sequence ATGACACCCCCGACCGCCGCCGACCTCCCGGACCCGCGCGACGGGACCGGCAGCACACCGGACCTGTCACCGGAACAGCTGTACACCGCGCAACTGGAACGGTACGCCGCCGAGTTCGGCACGTTGTTCCTGCGCTACAAGACCCAGGCGGCAGAACTGGAAGCCGCCACGCGCGCCGTCGTGAACGCGTTCGTGATCGCACTCGGCGCGCACGACCCGTACACGCGCGAACACACGCAACGCGTGCAGAACGCGGCGCTGCGGACCGCCCGCACGCTCGGCTGGTCCCCGGAACAACTTGAGGACGTGCGGCTAGGCGCGGTCCTGCACGACATCGGCAAGACGTCCATCTCGGACACCATCCTGCGCAAACCGGGCCGACTGAGCGACGAGGAGTACGGGCAGGTGCGGCGCCACCCGGTCATCGGGTCGCACATGATCGCCGGGTTCCCCGCGCTGGCATCCGCGCGGGCCTTCGTGCTGCACCACCATGAACGCTGGGACGGACGCGGATACCCCGACCGGCTGGGCGGCCTGGACATCCCGGTACAGGGACGCCTGCTGGCCGTCTCGGACGCCGTGGACGCCATGCTGGCCGACCGGCCCTACCGCGCGGCCCTGAGCCTGAATCAGGTGCTGACCGAACTGAAGGCCGGAAGCGGCACGCAGTTCGACCCGGACATGGTCGAAGCGTACCTCGCGTCCGGCGCGCTGGACCTGTACCTGCTCCGCCCCGACGACACCACCCCGGACGAGCACCCCACCGGCACCTGA
- the urtE gene encoding urea ABC transporter ATP-binding subunit UrtE: MLKLEGVTAAYGQSPVLFGIDLEIADAEAVTLIGRNGVGKTTLLRAITGLHPVTGGGVRLNGAQVEQEPAFTRARSGLAYVPQGRGLFGHLTVEENLLMGLPALSGRAAAKREIPDLVYDLFPICRDMAGRRAGNLSGGQQQQVAIGRALVTQPRYLLLDEPTEGIQPSVVQEIEVALTRIRTELRVAVLLVEQYLDFAWAFADRYYVMQKGRVVETGHTADTPTHTVQRYLGV, translated from the coding sequence ATGCTGAAACTGGAAGGCGTCACCGCCGCGTACGGGCAGAGCCCCGTGCTGTTCGGCATCGACCTGGAAATCGCGGACGCCGAGGCCGTCACGCTGATCGGCCGCAACGGCGTCGGCAAGACCACCCTGCTGCGCGCCATCACGGGCCTGCACCCGGTCACGGGCGGCGGCGTGCGCCTGAACGGCGCGCAGGTCGAGCAGGAACCCGCCTTCACCCGCGCCCGCAGCGGGCTGGCGTACGTGCCACAGGGACGCGGGCTGTTCGGGCACCTGACCGTCGAGGAGAACCTGCTGATGGGCCTCCCGGCCCTGTCAGGCCGCGCCGCCGCGAAACGCGAGATTCCGGACCTCGTGTACGACCTGTTTCCCATCTGCCGCGACATGGCCGGACGCCGCGCCGGGAACCTGTCCGGCGGGCAGCAACAGCAGGTCGCCATCGGCCGGGCGCTCGTCACGCAACCCCGCTACCTGCTGCTGGACGAACCCACCGAGGGCATCCAGCCCAGCGTCGTGCAGGAGATCGAGGTGGCCCTGACCCGCATCCGCACCGAACTGCGCGTCGCCGTGCTGCTCGTCGAGCAGTACCTGGACTTCGCGTGGGCCTTCGCCGACCGCTACTACGTCATGCAGAAGGGGCGCGTCGTCGAGACCGGCCACACCGCCGACACGCCCACCCACACCGTCCAGCGCTACCTGGGCGTCTGA
- the urtD gene encoding urea ABC transporter ATP-binding protein UrtD codes for MRDITVSFDGFKAITNLSLSVPKGSLRVLIGPNGAGKSTLLDTIIGKVRPDTGEVRFAGQVISKLPEHRIAGLGICRKFQAPGVLEGLSVRENLLLTARRDKGVLGILKAPTRAEQDRADELLHLTGLTARADVPAASLAHGEKQWLEIGMVVAADPQLLLLDEPTAGMTAQETAQTADLIHTLAGRHTVLVIDHDMHFVELLNAPITVLHQGQVFREGDLETLRADPDVMEIYLGRPRELMAHG; via the coding sequence GTGCGGGACATCACGGTATCCTTCGACGGTTTCAAGGCCATCACCAACCTCAGCCTGTCCGTGCCGAAGGGCAGCCTGCGCGTGCTGATCGGACCGAACGGCGCGGGCAAGAGCACCCTGCTCGACACGATCATCGGCAAGGTGCGCCCCGACACCGGCGAGGTGCGCTTCGCCGGGCAGGTCATCTCGAAGCTGCCCGAGCACCGCATCGCGGGCCTGGGCATCTGCCGCAAATTCCAGGCTCCGGGCGTGCTGGAAGGCCTGAGCGTCCGCGAGAACCTGCTGCTCACCGCCCGCCGCGACAAGGGCGTGCTGGGCATCCTGAAGGCCCCCACCCGCGCCGAACAGGACCGCGCCGACGAACTGCTGCACCTGACCGGCCTGACCGCACGGGCCGACGTGCCCGCCGCCTCCCTGGCGCACGGAGAGAAGCAGTGGCTGGAGATCGGCATGGTCGTCGCCGCCGACCCGCAACTGCTGCTGCTGGACGAACCGACCGCCGGCATGACCGCGCAGGAGACCGCGCAGACCGCCGACCTCATCCACACCCTGGCCGGGCGGCACACCGTGCTCGTCATCGACCACGACATGCACTTCGTGGAACTCCTGAACGCGCCCATCACGGTGCTGCACCAGGGACAGGTGTTCCGCGAGGGCGACCTGGAGACCCTGCGCGCCGATCCGGACGTCATGGAGATCTACCTCGGCAGACCCAGGGAGCTGATGGCGCATGGCTGA
- a CDS encoding ABC transporter permease: protein MSLETGTPGVAPVPRALPPAALSRLRPLVPPTLAILAFFAVWELACRLFSIPPFILPTPSASVASVFQFAPAVAGHAAQTLTTTLIGFALSVVLGVALGALVGLNRTAYQALYPLLIGFNAVPKAALVPVLVIWFGVGPVPAVLTAFLISFFPVVVNVATGLATVEPEPRELLRALGASPWEVFSKVSLPRALPYFFASLKVAVTLAFVGSIISELAASNKGIGVMMNQAASSFQVPLVFGGVLLVSAMGVVLYAIFALIESRLTGWAYRGNQG, encoded by the coding sequence GTGAGTCTGGAAACCGGAACGCCCGGCGTGGCCCCGGTGCCGCGCGCCCTGCCGCCCGCCGCCCTGAGCAGACTGCGCCCGCTCGTGCCGCCCACCCTGGCGATCCTGGCGTTCTTCGCCGTGTGGGAACTGGCGTGCCGACTGTTCAGCATCCCGCCGTTCATTCTGCCCACGCCCAGCGCGTCGGTCGCGTCGGTCTTCCAGTTCGCGCCGGCCGTGGCGGGGCACGCCGCGCAGACGCTGACCACCACCCTGATCGGCTTTGCCCTGAGCGTCGTGCTGGGGGTCGCGCTGGGCGCGCTGGTGGGCCTGAACCGCACGGCGTATCAGGCGCTGTACCCGCTGCTGATCGGCTTCAACGCCGTGCCGAAGGCGGCGCTGGTGCCGGTACTGGTCATCTGGTTCGGCGTGGGACCCGTCCCGGCGGTGCTGACCGCGTTCCTGATCTCGTTCTTCCCGGTGGTCGTGAACGTCGCCACCGGCCTCGCCACCGTGGAGCCCGAGCCGCGCGAGCTGCTGCGCGCGCTGGGCGCCTCGCCCTGGGAGGTCTTCTCGAAGGTCAGCCTGCCGCGCGCCCTGCCGTACTTCTTCGCGTCCCTGAAAGTCGCGGTGACGCTGGCCTTCGTGGGCAGCATCATCAGCGAACTGGCCGCCAGCAACAAGGGCATCGGCGTGATGATGAACCAGGCGGCCAGTTCCTTCCAGGTGCCGCTGGTGTTCGGCGGTGTGCTGCTGGTCAGCGCCATGGGCGTCGTGCTGTACGCCATCTTCGCGCTGATCGAGTCGCGCCTGACCGGCTGGGCGTACCGGGGCAACCAGGGCTGA